Within Deltaproteobacteria bacterium, the genomic segment CACCAGCTTTACCGTGGTCCCGTTGATCAACGAATTGCGCAAAAAATACGAGGATGCGCCGGATGTGGCAACCTACCTGAACGTGGTGGAAAAAGACACCATTGACAACGCCCAGGCCCTGCTTCAGTCCCAGGGCGCTCAGGAACCGGGCCAGCGGCTTCTTCCCTCCGGAGTCGGCCCTCAGGCCGCAGGAGGACCGGCCTCGGAATCTCCACAACTTCGCCAGTACAGGGTAAACGTGCTCGTAGACCACAGCGAGTCCAAAGGGGCGCCGGTCGTCTATGAGGACAATCCGAATCTTCAAAACCTGGTGGGACGGGTCGAACATCTCGCCAGCATGGGGATGTTGCTGACGGATTTCAACATGATACGTTCAGGAGCGCTCCATCGGGCCAATGGCGGCTATCTGGTCATGGATGCGTTGAAGCTTTTGCTGCAGCCCTTTGCCTGGGACGCCTTGAAACGGTTGCTGAAGTCCAGGGAAATAAAGATCGAGTCTTTGAGCCAAATGTATGGGTTTATCAGCACGGTTTCATTGGAACCGGAGCCCGTGCCCCTTGACGTAAAGGTGACTTTGCTGGGCTCACCGATGATTTACTACTTGCTCCGTTACCACGACCCGGAATTTGGTCAACTCTTTAAGGTGGCCGCGGATTTTGATATGGAGGTGGACCGCACCGAACAAAACGTTGGCCTCTACGGCCGGTTGATCGGCACGGTGGCTCGAAAGGAAGGCCTGCGCCACTTCGATCGGGATGCCGTGGCGCGTATTGTGGAGCGCGGTGCGCGCATTGCGGGGGATGGAGAGAAGTTGTCCGTCCACATGCAGGCGATTACGGATCTGCTGCGGGAGTCCAATTACTGGGCCGGCCAAAACGGCAACGGCATCGTCGGGGCCTCGGACGTCCAACGCGCAATCGATGCCTGGATTTATCGTTCCGACCGGATCCGGGAACGCATGCAGGAACAGATCCAACGGGGGATTATCTTGATCGATACTGAAGGCCGAAAGGTGGGACAGGTCAACGGCCTTTCCGTCATCCAGCTTGGAGAGTTCGCCTTCGGCCGTCCCAGCCGGATTACGGCGCGCGTGAGAATGGGCAAAGGTGAAGTGGTGGACATCGAACGGGAGGTGGAAATGGGGGGGCCCATCCACTCGAAGGGCGTGTTGATTTTGGCCGGCTTTCTGGGAGAACGCTATGCCACGGATCAACCCTTGTCCCTTTCCGCCAGCCTGGTGTTCGAGCAATCTTATAGCGGCGTAGAAGGGGACAGCGCCTCCTCCGCCGAGCTGTATTCCCTGCTTTCCGCCATAGCCAAGGCGCCCATCGATCAGTCACTGGCTGTAACGGGTTCGGTAAACCAGCACGGTCAGATCCAACCCATAGGCGGGGTCAATGAAAAGATCGAGGGGTTCTTTGACACCTGTAAACAGAAAGGACTGAACGGCGATCAAGGGGTGCTCATTCCCGCTTCCAACGTGAGACACCTGATGTTGAGACAGGACGTGATCGATGCCGCCAAGGAAGGACGTTTCCATATCTATG encodes:
- a CDS encoding AAA family ATPase; the encoded protein is MQVKDVAELKPESLYRRCNPEVFPFETTKDLEDLTEFIGQPRALEALRFGVGIESEGFNVFALGNPGTGKHTFVRQFLESRAETEQVPPDICYVNNFEEPHRPKILRLKAGGGKELFQDMEKLVEELRNALRAAFENEEYQNRQRTVAQEIQEQQQHAFEDLQKKADEKSLSVLRTPAGLAFAPVRDGEVVPPDEFKKLPEEEQERIKHDAEELQQESQKIFQKIPVWEREMREKLKDLNREVTSFTVVPLINELRKKYEDAPDVATYLNVVEKDTIDNAQALLQSQGAQEPGQRLLPSGVGPQAAGGPASESPQLRQYRVNVLVDHSESKGAPVVYEDNPNLQNLVGRVEHLASMGMLLTDFNMIRSGALHRANGGYLVMDALKLLLQPFAWDALKRLLKSREIKIESLSQMYGFISTVSLEPEPVPLDVKVTLLGSPMIYYLLRYHDPEFGQLFKVAADFDMEVDRTEQNVGLYGRLIGTVARKEGLRHFDRDAVARIVERGARIAGDGEKLSVHMQAITDLLRESNYWAGQNGNGIVGASDVQRAIDAWIYRSDRIRERMQEQIQRGIILIDTEGRKVGQVNGLSVIQLGEFAFGRPSRITARVRMGKGEVVDIEREVEMGGPIHSKGVLILAGFLGERYATDQPLSLSASLVFEQSYSGVEGDSASSAELYSLLSAIAKAPIDQSLAVTGSVNQHGQIQPIGGVNEKIEGFFDTCKQKGLNGDQGVLIPASNVRHLMLRQDVIDAAKEGRFHIYAVESIDQGIEILTGVPAGEPDAEGNYPPDSINGKVCARLKEFAEKQKKFSQSPEGERRAT